ACGGCAGTTGTGGCACGCGCGCCCATGCCAGGCCCGCCGGTGCGGGCGGCTGCGCCATAGCCGCGCAGGGTAAAGTCGGCGGGAGTGGCCTGCCCATGGCGGGCAGCCGCCGCTTGCTGCGCCGCATGAAGGCTGTCCGGGCCAGCCAGCAGCAAGAGCGCGCTGCCGGCGAGTACGAGTTTCAAAGAATTTTCCGCGTTAAAACTGAGTCGCTTCTGCATTAAAGGTTCCCTTCTTTCTGAGGTAAATGAGAAGGGTTTGAGGCAGATCAACTGCGATGGTTCAACGTTTAGCGGAGAAAATTTCTAGCAAGTATCAGACCTATACTGCTCATTTCGGCTTAGAAATCAAACACTTGCATGCAACTTGTGGTGCGCCGCACTGTCCTATGGGGGAGCCAGATGAATCGGAGAGTGACGGATGAGAGATTACAAGGACTTGAAATCAGCATTACACGAAGGCGAACATTACGCAGGTCTGATCCTTGGCAAGGAAGGCCGGCCTGACTATCACCTGGTGCTGTTGCCGGGTGAGGCCCAGGAGGTGTCGTGGTGGGCGGCATGCGAATGGGCACGCGGCACGGGCGGGGAGCTGCCATCGCGCCGCGAACTGGCGCTGCTGTACGCCAACCTGCGCGAGCAATTCGAGCGCCTGTGGTACTGGTCCAGCGAACCGCAGGAACCGCGGGCGCACCTGGTATGGGGCCAAAATTTCACCAGCGGCATCCAGACCATGTATGGCCGCCCTTTCCGCGGACGGGCGCGGGCAGTGCGCCGTCTTGCGGTCGACTAGTGCGCTGGTGCGGCGCCGGTGTGTGTCCCACCGTACAGAGCAAAGCGCGCTGCTCAGGTATTGTCGGGGCTAACTACTTCACGTAGCGCCGTAATAACAACAACAGTCATCACCATAGAGGAATAACATGAGTAACATGATCGTCAGCCTCATCATCTACCTGGTCGTGTTTGGCCTGATCTGGTGGCTTGTCACCCTGCTGCCGCTGCCCGCACCGGTGGCGCAGATTGTCCGCGTCCTGTTTGTCATCCTGCTGATCCTGATCGTGCTGGCCGTCTTTGGCATCATCCCCAACAGCTATCTGCCACGACTCAATATGTAGTGCCTGTCAGCCGGCACTGACTGCGGGGCGCAAGGGTTATACCCTGGCGCCCC
This region of Massilia sp. PAMC28688 genomic DNA includes:
- a CDS encoding DUF1566 domain-containing protein, whose translation is MKSALHEGEHYAGLILGKEGRPDYHLVLLPGEAQEVSWWAACEWARGTGGELPSRRELALLYANLREQFERLWYWSSEPQEPRAHLVWGQNFTSGIQTMYGRPFRGRARAVRRLAVD
- a CDS encoding Thivi_2564 family membrane protein, yielding MSNMIVSLIIYLVVFGLIWWLVTLLPLPAPVAQIVRVLFVILLILIVLAVFGIIPNSYLPRLNM